The proteins below come from a single Chitinivibrionales bacterium genomic window:
- a CDS encoding GNAT family N-acetyltransferase, whose protein sequence is MPFKTSGSGAEPQSCQSEYSLYQTVKIPIHGEPRQFHAMDIEIKKMQEEHINKVTAIHIASFPNFFLSFLGERFLKEFYRSFLYDKTGLALVAETNGKLAGFAVGTDSPAGYFKRLLIRRWWVFSVNSINAILRKPWIIPRLFRAVFYRGTPPGQQCALLSSIAVAPKYQGCGIGKLLIKLWIQKISYRNIISCYLTTDAENNCRINAFYQSQGWKLDFIYQTAEGRKMNRYIYEIKKKHLQKKK, encoded by the coding sequence ATGCCTTTTAAAACCTCGGGGTCTGGGGCAGAGCCCCAGTCTTGTCAATCTGAATATAGCTTATACCAAACAGTTAAAATTCCGATTCACGGTGAACCAAGACAATTTCATGCTATGGATATCGAAATAAAAAAAATGCAAGAAGAACACATAAATAAAGTAACTGCTATCCATATTGCATCATTTCCAAACTTTTTTTTAAGCTTTTTGGGGGAAAGGTTCCTTAAAGAATTTTATCGCTCTTTTCTCTATGATAAAACCGGTTTAGCTCTTGTTGCGGAAACTAATGGAAAGTTAGCTGGATTTGCTGTAGGAACAGATAGCCCGGCAGGATATTTCAAGCGACTACTTATTAGGCGTTGGTGGGTATTTTCCGTTAATAGCATAAATGCAATATTAAGAAAACCATGGATTATTCCTAGGCTGTTTAGAGCTGTTTTTTATCGTGGTACACCGCCCGGACAACAATGCGCACTTTTGAGTTCAATTGCGGTAGCGCCAAAATATCAAGGTTGCGGCATTGGCAAATTGCTAATAAAGCTATGGATACAGAAAATATCTTATAGAAATATTATATCATGCTATTTAACTACAGATGCAGAAAATAATTGTCGAATTAATGCTTTTTATCAAAGCCAAGGTTGGAAATTGGATTTTATATACCAAACCGCAGAAGGGAGAAAAATGAATCGATATATTTATGAAATAAAAAAGAAACATCTGCAAAAGAAAAAATGA